The following coding sequences are from one Dreissena polymorpha isolate Duluth1 chromosome 8, UMN_Dpol_1.0, whole genome shotgun sequence window:
- the LOC127842471 gene encoding aggrecan core protein-like isoform X1, producing MFEMLRRIWFLFHFVWYVQAEYKCVCSFDGARPVFIKADKNSDVIGFLATNGCRQFVYPVDENWNAIVFMHQLGFLMSNTSMIHTCFSDPVDSFTTDGTNHATSMTLSTPTFTSTTTQSTTRTTNISFNTPSHSSSTATKATTIATQHPTTTISTTETSVPEDHIELCPDHVKGDLSIFGGYLGQFGDYCFELVNVSTQWYNGQRHCTDAGGGYLAHVSNKAEQDFVVRFLEKHHYVESVWLGLTDSETEGKTTEGHWSWISGVPVTYTNFGHDYNGNGVITHERNDCVIMKQGGEWTDVHCGVSFFFGTGFGESHPFICQFRMATVNFCLEPLKDFPKKKV from the exons atgtttgaaatgttaaGACGAATTTGGTTTTTGTTCCACTTCGTATGGTACGTACAAGCAGAATACAAATGTGTCTGTAGTTTCGATGGAGCAAGACCGGTATTCATAAAGGCTGACAAGAACTCTGACGTTATCGGCTTCTTAGCAACCAATGGCTGCCGTCAGTTTGTATATCCGGTGGACGAAAACTGGAACGCAATTGTGTTTATGCATCAG TTAGGCTTCCTCATGTCCAACACAAGCATGATACACACCTGCTTTTCTGATCCAGTTGACTCAT TCACAACAGATGGGACAAACCATGCAACATCTATGACACTATCCACACCTACATTTACGAGTACGACAACTCAATCGACGACACGAACAACGAACATTTCTTTTAATACACCTAGCCATTCATCTTCAACTGCGACAAAAGCGACGACTATTGCTACACAACATCCAACGACTACAATTTCGACTACAGAAACAAGCGTACCAGAAG ATCATATTGAACTATGCCCCGACCATGTGAAGGGTGATCTCAGCATCTTCGGAGGATACTTGGGCCAGTTCGGCGACTATTGCTTCGAATTGGTGAACGTCTCCACCCAGTGGTATAACGGACAGAGACACTGCACAG ATGCCGGTGGAGGGTATCTCGCCCACGTGTCTAACAAGGCAGAACAGGACTTCGTCGTGCGCTTCCTTGAGAAACACCATTATGTGGAGTCCGTCTGGTTGGGTTTGACGGACTCCGAAACGGAAGGGAAGACCACTGAGGGACATTGGTCGTGGATTTCCG GCGTCCCAGTGACATATACCAACTTTGGGCATGATTACAATGGCAACGGCGTTATAACCCATGAACGGAATGACTGCGTGATTATGAAGCAGGGTGGAGAGTGGACGGACGTGCATTGTGGAGTATCTTTCTTTTTCGGGACAGGGTTCGGAGAGAGTCACCCCTTCATCTGCCAATTCA GAATGGCTACGGTAAATTTTTGTTTGGAACCACTCAAAGACTTTCCCAAAAAGAAGGTATGA
- the LOC127842471 gene encoding aggrecan core protein-like isoform X2, producing MFEMLRRIWFLFHFVWYVQAEYKCVCSFDGARPVFIKADKNSDVIGFLATNGCRQFVYPVDENWNAIVFMHQLGFLMSNTSMIHTCFSDPVDSFTTDGTNHATSMTLSTPTFTSTTTQSTTRTTNISFNTPSHSSSTATKATTIATQHPTTTISTTETSVPEDHIELCPDHVKGDLSIFGGYLGQFGDYCFELVNVSTQWYNGQRHCTDAGGGYLAHVSNKAEQDFVVRFLEKHHYVESVWLGLTDSETEGKTTEGHWSWISGVPVTYTNFGHDYNGNGVITHERNDCVIMKQGGEWTDVHCGVSFFFGTGFGESHPFICQFNVTSKPPNIFHIFTDVLVG from the exons atgtttgaaatgttaaGACGAATTTGGTTTTTGTTCCACTTCGTATGGTACGTACAAGCAGAATACAAATGTGTCTGTAGTTTCGATGGAGCAAGACCGGTATTCATAAAGGCTGACAAGAACTCTGACGTTATCGGCTTCTTAGCAACCAATGGCTGCCGTCAGTTTGTATATCCGGTGGACGAAAACTGGAACGCAATTGTGTTTATGCATCAG TTAGGCTTCCTCATGTCCAACACAAGCATGATACACACCTGCTTTTCTGATCCAGTTGACTCAT TCACAACAGATGGGACAAACCATGCAACATCTATGACACTATCCACACCTACATTTACGAGTACGACAACTCAATCGACGACACGAACAACGAACATTTCTTTTAATACACCTAGCCATTCATCTTCAACTGCGACAAAAGCGACGACTATTGCTACACAACATCCAACGACTACAATTTCGACTACAGAAACAAGCGTACCAGAAG ATCATATTGAACTATGCCCCGACCATGTGAAGGGTGATCTCAGCATCTTCGGAGGATACTTGGGCCAGTTCGGCGACTATTGCTTCGAATTGGTGAACGTCTCCACCCAGTGGTATAACGGACAGAGACACTGCACAG ATGCCGGTGGAGGGTATCTCGCCCACGTGTCTAACAAGGCAGAACAGGACTTCGTCGTGCGCTTCCTTGAGAAACACCATTATGTGGAGTCCGTCTGGTTGGGTTTGACGGACTCCGAAACGGAAGGGAAGACCACTGAGGGACATTGGTCGTGGATTTCCG GCGTCCCAGTGACATATACCAACTTTGGGCATGATTACAATGGCAACGGCGTTATAACCCATGAACGGAATGACTGCGTGATTATGAAGCAGGGTGGAGAGTGGACGGACGTGCATTGTGGAGTATCTTTCTTTTTCGGGACAGGGTTCGGAGAGAGTCACCCCTTCATCTGCCAATTCA ACGTCACCTCCAAGCCACCCAACATCTTTCACATCTTTACTGACGTGCTAGTTGGCTAA